The region CATCCATCTGAACCAGCACCAGAGTAGGCGGTGCTTCAGCCACTTTGGTCTTGCGGCGCAGCACATGCGTCAAGTTTCTGAAGGACGGCGTGGCATGAAGGAGGAGCTCTTTCAGACCTGCCCGAAACTCTGTGCGAATTAGGCAATAGAGTACAGGGTTCAGGCAGCTGTTGGTATGTGCCAAACAGACAGTCAGGGGGAAGGCATAGGCCTGGGCATTGTAGAAGGCCTTGCTGAAGGGCACAAGGTCAAACTTAATCAGCACTCCCCACAGTGTCAGTGCCTGATTTGGAAGCCAGCACAGAAAGAAGCACAGAACCACAATGACAATGGATTTGGTCACTTTGGAGCGGCGACTTTGCCGGCCCTGCTTAACCTCTGGGACTGCAGCACCGGTGACACGTCGGCTAAGGATTAAGCGCAACAGCAGCAGATAACAAACAGTAATTATGATTAGAGGAATAAGGAAGCCTAGAAGGACCTTTTGTAGATGGTATAGACCCAGAAGAAGCTGTGGATCCCATCTTCCTGAGTCTGGGAATCGCACTAAGCAGAGCTCCTCATCTGACACCTGAGCACTGGTGGAGAAGATGGCATGAGGCAATGTGGCTAACAGAGAGACAACCCAGATGCCCAAGCTTGTCCATTTGGCTCTAGTGGCTGCTGCTCGCCGGCTGTGCATCTTCAGCGCAGAGGAGATAGTGTAATAGCGTGCCACACTCATCGCTGTGAGGAAGAACACACTGGCATACATGTTCATGGTGGTGACAGAACTGATGATTTTGCACATCACTCGGCCAAATGGCCACCGAAAGTCCAAGGCAGTGTCCACCGCCCAAAAGGGTAGCGTCAGAACAAACTGGAGATCTGTGATGGCCAGTCCCATCACGAAGCAGTTGATTGATGATTGCTTCTGTCTGTAACGTGAGTGCAGCAAATAGAGAGCCATTGCATTCCCTACCAACCCGACTGCACAGACTGTAGAGTAGACGCA is a window of Antennarius striatus isolate MH-2024 chromosome 7, ASM4005453v1, whole genome shotgun sequence DNA encoding:
- the rxfp3.2b gene encoding relaxin family peptide receptor 3.2b, whose amino-acid sequence is MQLNDTGVQSLAPEPCEQQLPQDENVGNCSGSSTCNLSLHCWLQILTKESIMEFQGDNSSLVVRVMIACVYSTVCAVGLVGNAMALYLLHSRYRQKQSSINCFVMGLAITDLQFVLTLPFWAVDTALDFRWPFGRVMCKIISSVTTMNMYASVFFLTAMSVARYYTISSALKMHSRRAAATRAKWTSLGIWVVSLLATLPHAIFSTSAQVSDEELCLVRFPDSGRWDPQLLLGLYHLQKVLLGFLIPLIIITVCYLLLLRLILSRRVTGAAVPEVKQGRQSRRSKVTKSIVIVVLCFFLCWLPNQALTLWGVLIKFDLVPFSKAFYNAQAYAFPLTVCLAHTNSCLNPVLYCLIRTEFRAGLKELLLHATPSFRNLTHVLRRKTKVAEAPPTLVLVQMDV